A region of Toxorhynchites rutilus septentrionalis strain SRP chromosome 1, ASM2978413v1, whole genome shotgun sequence DNA encodes the following proteins:
- the LOC129761324 gene encoding uncharacterized protein LOC129761324, with protein sequence MGALNYSDPVVPHAGLHPPRIDPCRSSHPGPVVGCWGRVSQPDSSGKYAFYDRSYLPDFVQISSQFIWTDQLDDELRLLGRTINGIMEAPNPSNSVEPCSQRQISRPGPVVESGEGVFQRATLGEYDSIEHHSQPDLPLISRGNDTTSNVMWLYYQNVRGLRTKIDDFYVAVCDCNYDVIMLTESGLDDSINTIQLFGAEFNVFRCDRSPSNSSKSRFGGVLIAVARHFSAVSVQTRNGNSLEQICVSTTIRGKRILLCAVYIPPDRSRDVGVYDSHLASVRELCDRASSDGTVLVCGDYNQPHIAWELHANSVVDLNPSLTSAASAVLLDGITFLGLQQRNFIHNFRGRTLDLVFCAPDINIAINESVSPLLAVDLHHPPLVLSLSDTRGAVLAVEDRNEGEQALNYAKINFAAFNEFLSSYNWNALGQDVNDMATRFCEIVCSWLVTNTPRRKPPMSPAWSTPLLRILRRDKNSCQRKLRRRRTVETIHNFQLASSVYRRFNRALYKSYVLRVQTNLRRNPKSFWKFVNSKRKTADIPSKVFSGAQESSSVSEMCDLFSKHFASVFVAEAATPSEAERAAANIPESLIDLGPFVVTPQMVEKGKGDKCNVANYRGITSLSAASKLFELIVNDAVFFKVKRYISPVQHGFMPGRSVSTNLLEFSSFCINRLEERAQVDAIYTDIKAAFDRIDHRILLRKLSRLGASDEFINWLRSYLSGRTLLVKLLSHTSSPFAVSSGVPQGSNLGPLLFAIFYNDVSLILACDCVSIYADDLKIYLAIETLEDCRRLQSLLDQFVSWCRLNKLTISINKCVIMSFHRKRQPTIFDYTIDDVILERVSQVNDLGVTLDPKLTFDAHRSALISKANRQLGFISRISRDFTDPYCLKSLFCSLVRPILETASVV encoded by the exons ATGGGAGCTCTCAACTACTCCGACCCAGTCGTGCCACACGCCGGACTTCATCCACCTCGGATTGACCCTTGCCGTTCAAGTCATCCCGGTCCTGTGGTCGGATGTTGGGGGAGAGTCTCCCAACCTGACTCTTCAGGAAAGTATGCATTTTATGATCGCTCGTATCTGCCTGACTTCGTTCAAATTTCCAGCCAATTTATATGGACTGATCAGCTCGATGATGAGCTTCGATTACTGGGACGCACGATTAACGGCATCATGGAAGCCCCTAACCCGTCCAACTCAGTCGAGCCTTGTAGCCAGCGTCAGATTAGCCGTCCCGGTCCTGTTGTTGAGTCTGGGGAAGGGGTCTTCCAACGTGCCACTCTAGGCGAGTACGATTCAATCGAGCACCATTCGCAACCTGATCTGCCTCTCATTTCTAGGGGCAACGACACGACTTCCAATGTTATGTGGCTGTATTATCAGAATGTACGCGGCCTGAGGACGAAAATTGACGATTTCTATGTAGCAGTATGCGATTGTAATTACGACGTCATCATGTTGACTGAATCCGGACTTGACGACAGCATCAACACCATACAGCTATTCGGAGCTGAATTTAACGTTTTCCGTTGTGACCGTAGTCCTTCCAACAGTTCCAAGTCCAGATTTGGTGGTGTCCTTATCGCAGTAGCTCGTCACTTCTCTGCTGTATCGGTTCAAACGAGGAATGGAAACTCTTTGGAACAGATTTGTGTCTCCACTACCATACGTGGGAAAAGGATATTACTTTGCGCAGTATACATTCCTCCCGACCGCAGTCGTGACGTGGGGGTTTATGATTCCCATTTGGCTTCTGTGCGTGAGCTGTGTGACCGTGCGTCTTCTGATGGCACCGTATTGGTATGTGGCGATTACAATCAGCCTCATATTGCATGGGAATTACATGCTAACTCTGTTGTTGATCTGAATCCGTCTTTGACCTCTGCGGCGAGTGCTGTTCTATTGGATGGAATCACCTTTCTCGGTCTCCAGCAGCGCaacttcattcataattttcgtgGCCGAACACTGGATCTGGTTTTTTGTGCTCCCGATATTAACATCGCTATCAACGAATCTGTATCGCCACTGCTAGCGGTGGATTTGCACCATCCTCCGTTAGTATTATCGTTATCGGATACAAGAGGAGCAGTGTTGGCCGTTGAGGATCGGAACGAAGGCGAACAAGCATTGAATTACGCAAAAATTAATTTCGCTGCATTTAACGAGTTTCTGAGTAGCTACAATTGGAACGCTCTTGGTCAGGACGTTAACGACATGGCGACGCGTTTTTGCGAAATCGTTTGCAGCTGGCTCGTGACGAATACCCCACGAAGGAAACCTCCAATGTCTCCAGCTTGGAGCACTCCACTTCTTCGCATTCTACGGCGCGACAAAAATTCTTGCCAACGTAAATTACGCCGTCGACGAACTGTTGAAACCATACACAACTTTCAACTCGCTAGCAGTGTATACCGACGCTTTAACCGTGCCCTCTACAAATCATACGTGCTTCGTGTCCAGACAAACCTGCGTAGAAATCCAAAGAGCTTCTGGAAGTTTGTCAATTCCAAGCGAAAAACAGCAGATATCCCGTCTAAGGTGTTCTCGGGCGCTCAGGAATCGTCCTCCGTTTCTGAAATGTgcgatttattttcaaaacacttTGCATCGGTGTTTGTCGCTGAGGCAGCCACCCCGTCAGAAGCCGAGAGAGCTGCAGCTAACATTCCAGAGAGTTTAATAGACTTGGGACCATTCGTCGTTACCCCACAGATGGTTGAGAAgggc AAAGGTGATAAGTGTAACGTGGCTAACTATCGTGGCATAACCAGTTTATCTGCCGCCTCCAAGCTTTTTGAGTTGATCGTGAACGATGctgtctttttcaaagttaagcgTTATATCTCACCAGTACAACATGGCTTTATGCCAGGACGCTCGGTTAGCACCAATCTCCTCGAGTTTTCGTCGTTTTGTATCAACCGTCTAGAGGAACGCGCTCAAGTTGATGCTATCTACACCGACATAAAAGCCGCTTTCGATCGAATTGACCATCGCATCCTACTGAGAAAACTATCCCGTCTTGGTGCTTCCGACGAATTCATCAACTGGCTGAGATCATACCTGTCTGGAAGAACGCTCCTTGTCAAGCTCCTGTCTCACACTTCATCTCCGTTTGCTGTTTCTTCAGGTGTTCCGCAAGGCAGCAATCTTGGACCACTGCTGTTCGCGATCTTCTATAACGATGTGTCGCTTATTCTAGCATGTGACTGTGTGTCGATATATGCAGACGACTTGAAAATCTATCTAGCCATCGAAACCCTCGAGGATTGCCGACGGTTACAGAGCCTGCTTGACCAGTTTGTGAGTTGGTGTCGCCTGAACAAACTAACTATCAGTATAAATAAATGTGTCATCATGAGTTTCCATCGAAAAAGACAACCAACTATATTCGACTACACGATCGATGATGTTATCTTGGAGAGAGTCAGTCAGGTCAATGACTTGGGCGTAACTCTCGACCCTAAGCTCACTTTCGACGCACATCGATCTGCATTGATATCCAAGGCCAATCGTCAGCTTgggtttatttcgagaatctctAGAGACTTTACTGATCCCTACTGCCTGAAATCTCTCTTCTGCTCGCTTGTTCGGCCGATTCTTGAAACCGCATCTGTAGTATAG